One Bradyrhizobium sp. ISRA464 genomic window carries:
- the sctL gene encoding type III secretion system stator protein SctL yields MIVTDPALPEAPQIRPLGPLIPAAELGIWYDAIRTRALAERYLQQVRSWASKAYQRERMRGHAEGMKAGSDEMARIVARAAFELARRKAVLERELPQLVLEILSDLLGSFDPGEMLIRTVRHAIERSCGGAELCLHVSPLNADALTREFAAFDGTDGRPKIRIDPDPALTPDQCVLWTEFGNVDVGLAAQLRTLRLELGSSSRMGEP; encoded by the coding sequence ATGATTGTCACTGACCCAGCGTTGCCAGAAGCGCCCCAGATACGTCCGCTTGGTCCACTCATACCGGCCGCTGAACTCGGGATATGGTACGATGCAATACGGACGCGCGCACTGGCAGAGCGGTATCTACAGCAGGTTCGCAGCTGGGCGAGCAAAGCCTATCAGCGCGAGCGTATGCGTGGCCACGCCGAGGGCATGAAGGCAGGCTCGGACGAAATGGCGCGGATCGTCGCCCGCGCAGCTTTTGAGTTGGCGCGGCGAAAGGCCGTTCTGGAACGGGAGTTACCACAGCTCGTCCTTGAGATCTTGAGCGATTTGCTAGGCTCCTTCGATCCGGGCGAGATGCTGATCAGGACCGTTCGTCATGCCATCGAACGAAGCTGTGGCGGTGCCGAACTATGTCTTCATGTGTCTCCATTGAATGCCGATGCACTGACCCGTGAGTTCGCAGCATTTGATGGAACGGATGGACGGCCCAAAATCAGAATTGATCCCGATCCGGCGCTGACGCCGGACCAGTGCGTTTTGTGGACCGAGTTTGGCAATGTCGATGTGGGGCTTGCCGCGCAGCTGCGTACTTTGCGTCTCGAACTTGGCTCGTCTTCTCGGATGGGTGAACCGTGA
- a CDS encoding nodulation protein NolU, whose translation MSVSTSAEPNQSLDPHSDRLRELAVLIHPSRFAAHLDALLSAPTVLKLQNSYRLQKRFAELVLGSELVSKGSNWGTDVLAGHDPRRVALLAGSIWHARSVLKLVSKHDLTILIGNIGTEAHAFGIRHLSNAIATMSIADPERLSHQIEHDGYACLGAWLENASQLDRARVLLRLPVGSSAETPASEHHIAASQLLSLVMQHLATETPAA comes from the coding sequence GTGTCGGTATCGACGTCCGCCGAACCAAATCAATCACTCGACCCGCATTCCGATCGCCTGCGCGAGCTTGCTGTCTTGATCCATCCGAGCCGTTTTGCCGCACATCTTGATGCGCTGCTGTCGGCTCCAACAGTGCTGAAGTTGCAGAATTCTTACAGGCTGCAGAAAAGATTCGCGGAATTGGTGTTAGGCAGTGAACTGGTCTCGAAAGGAAGTAACTGGGGGACAGACGTTCTAGCCGGGCACGATCCGCGTCGGGTGGCGTTGCTCGCTGGCAGCATCTGGCATGCACGTTCGGTGCTCAAGCTGGTGTCAAAACATGATCTCACGATTCTAATCGGAAATATCGGAACGGAAGCACATGCCTTCGGTATCCGACACTTATCCAACGCCATCGCAACCATGTCGATTGCCGATCCGGAGCGACTTTCGCACCAGATTGAACATGATGGATATGCATGTCTTGGCGCTTGGCTTGAAAATGCGTCGCAGCTCGACCGCGCCCGCGTGCTTCTCCGCCTGCCTGTAGGGTCCTCCGCGGAGACCCCTGCCAGCGAACACCACATCGCCGCAAGCCAATTGCTGTCTTTGGTGATGCAGCACCTGGCGACGGAGACACCAGCGGCATGA
- the sctJ gene encoding type III secretion inner membrane ring lipoprotein SctJ yields the protein MQREVGRNVPAGSWFHVFLVLPLLLLLAGCKADLYTKVQEREANEMLAILLSKGVDAVRVVAKDGTSTIQVEEKQLAFSIEMLNEQGLPRQPYKNLGEVFKGSGLVASPVEERARYVYALSEELSRTINDIDGVLSARVHVVLPKNDLLRQDSTPSSASVFIRHSSDAKLSALLPQIKMLVANSIEGLSYDKVAVVFVPVERAQHELSPAPAATSAQPAKFLSAPSMLAIGVGGVGAAFGIVAYVLLSTRARQLGQSLRKLTNLGGASSRPVVQAVGKKLTSDVR from the coding sequence ATGCAAAGAGAGGTTGGTCGCAACGTGCCGGCGGGAAGCTGGTTTCATGTTTTCCTCGTGCTGCCGCTTCTGCTTTTGCTGGCCGGTTGTAAGGCCGATCTCTACACTAAAGTTCAGGAGCGTGAAGCCAACGAGATGCTGGCGATCCTCCTTAGCAAAGGCGTCGACGCTGTCCGTGTTGTCGCTAAGGATGGGACGAGCACGATTCAAGTCGAAGAAAAGCAGCTCGCCTTTTCGATCGAGATGCTGAACGAGCAGGGTTTGCCGAGGCAGCCTTACAAGAATCTCGGTGAAGTGTTCAAGGGATCGGGCTTGGTCGCCTCTCCGGTTGAGGAACGTGCCCGTTACGTCTACGCCTTAAGCGAAGAATTGTCGCGCACGATCAACGATATCGATGGGGTGCTCTCCGCCCGTGTCCATGTTGTTCTGCCGAAGAATGATCTTCTGCGACAGGATTCGACACCATCCTCGGCGTCAGTCTTCATTCGTCACAGCTCCGATGCGAAGCTCTCGGCTTTGCTGCCGCAAATCAAGATGCTCGTGGCCAACAGCATCGAAGGGCTCTCCTACGACAAGGTCGCAGTTGTGTTCGTGCCAGTCGAGCGGGCTCAGCATGAGCTGTCGCCTGCGCCTGCCGCGACTTCGGCCCAGCCGGCCAAGTTCTTGTCAGCGCCCTCCATGCTTGCCATCGGTGTCGGAGGCGTGGGCGCAGCGTTCGGCATTGTGGCTTACGTGCTGCTGAGCACACGTGCGCGCCAGCTCGGTCAATCATTGCGCAAACTGACAAATCTCGGTGGAGCTTCGAGTAGACCGGTGGTCCAAGCCGTCGGCAAAAAGCTAACCTCCGACGTGAGATAG
- a CDS encoding nodulation protein NolB yields MTILAMLVSFSSALLARVLGRSNKRLIASRESYDFMFGVTPISAGLVECLSRACSPTQAEFQQKLAQVALHQDVASSVTDGALAPQAVELQRAVAPANPVGDRILQNLSVLHQGKPFPSGAIPSMIGGEPIPAKSLQLGPAAQPVMRSHEMQVHSIGKPEGVDNFEVMLSNLRDVYNSVIQVSLISKSAGTVSSSLNKLLSSG; encoded by the coding sequence ATGACGATCTTGGCGATGCTCGTCAGCTTTTCGTCAGCTCTCTTGGCTAGGGTGCTGGGCCGATCAAACAAGCGGCTAATCGCATCACGTGAGAGCTATGATTTCATGTTTGGCGTCACTCCGATCTCCGCCGGCCTTGTCGAGTGCCTCTCCAGGGCCTGTTCACCGACGCAGGCCGAGTTTCAGCAGAAACTTGCACAGGTCGCCTTGCATCAAGATGTCGCCTCTTCCGTGACCGATGGCGCCTTGGCTCCACAAGCCGTGGAACTTCAGCGTGCCGTCGCGCCGGCAAATCCAGTCGGCGATCGTATTCTTCAGAATCTATCTGTCTTGCACCAGGGCAAACCATTTCCCTCGGGTGCAATCCCTTCGATGATCGGCGGCGAGCCTATTCCTGCGAAAAGTCTCCAGCTTGGGCCGGCCGCGCAGCCCGTCATGCGGTCGCACGAAATGCAGGTTCATTCCATCGGAAAGCCGGAAGGCGTGGATAATTTCGAAGTGATGCTGTCGAATTTGCGGGATGTTTACAACAGCGTCATTCAGGTTTCGCTTATCTCCAAGAGTGCCGGCACAGTGAGTTCATCCTTGAACAAGCTGCTATCGTCGGGCTGA